ATAGTTTTTCAACAGGCCCAATCATGTGTGCCCTGGCCGGTCAGGCAGATGATCTCGGCAGCAACAAGTAGCGTCGGGCGAGGACGCCCGACGCCCCACCAGACATAGTTGCGTGCCACACAGGCCACCAACCCGCCCCAAGGAGCGGGGTACCCCACCGCTTGCGGTGGGATTACGGTTGCCGGAACATGGCAGATTACACCTTCGCCAAGAACTCCCGCTTCACTGGGCCGGATTTGACAATGCTCGGCGGGCAGCCATCGGAGAACTTCTTGAAGTTCTCGATAAACAACGCCGCCAGCATCAGATACCGGTTCTGGTACGCCGCCCTGTCGTCCCAGGTATTGATCGGGTTCAGCACTTTCTCCGGCACGCCGTCGCACGACTTCGGCACCGCAAACCCGAACACCGGATCGGTAGCAAACTGAACATTGTTTAGCCGTCCATCCAGCGCCGCATTCAACAGTGCGCGGGTGTGATGAATGCTCATCCGTTTACCGATTCCGTATGGTCCGCCGGTCCAGCCGGTGTTCACCAGCCAACAGTTAGCTTTGTGCTTCTCGATCTTGCGCGCCAGCATCTCAGCGTAGAAGTACGGATGATGCACCATGAACGGCGCGCCAAAACAGGCGCTAAAGGTGATCTCCGGCTCTTTGTTCATGTCGATCTCCGTACCGCTTACTTTCGATGTGTAACCGGAGATGAAATGATACATCGCCTGTTCCGGTGTCAGTTTGGCAATCGGCGGCATCACGCCGTTGGCATCACACGTCAGCATGATGATATTGTTCGGATGCCCTGCCATTTTTTCCGGAATCGAATTAGCGATATAACTAAGCGGATACGCCGAGCGCGTGTTTTCCGTGAGCGTGCTGTCATCCAGATCGAGTAGGCGAGTCACCGGATCGAAGACAACGTTTTCGAGAATGGTTCCAAATTTCCGCGTGCAGGCGTATATCTCCGGCTCGGCAGTGGGGGAGAGGTTGATGACTTTCGCATAGCAGCCGTTCTCAAAATTGAATACACCGTCGTCGCTCCAGCCGTGCTCGTCATCTCCGACCAGAAAGCGGTTCGGGTCGGCCGAGAGAGTAGTTTTGCCGGTGCCGGAAAGACCAAAAAACAACGCCACGTCGCCCCCCTTGCCCTTGTTGGCAGAGCAATGCATGGTCATCACGCCGTTAAGCGGAAGCAGGTAGTTCAGCAGCGTGAACACCGACTTCTTTATTTCACCGCCGTACCCGGAGCCGCCAATGATGCACAGCCGATGCTCGAAATTGAGAAGGATGAATGTCGGCGACGCCGTTCCGTCGATTTCCGGCGTTCCTCTAAACGATGGTATCGACATGACGGTAAACTGCGGAACGAACTTGCGTAGCTCGTCATGAGTTGCAGCCGGTATGAACATATTCCGCGCAAAGAGACTATGCCAGGCCAGTTCAGTGATTATGCGTACCGGTAGACGGTGATTGGGATCGGCCCCGCCATACACATCCTGCACGAA
The genomic region above belongs to Candidatus Zixiibacteriota bacterium and contains:
- the pckA gene encoding phosphoenolpyruvate carboxykinase (ATP), with translation MSHYILELKTPAQAEAKAVKSEYDLSYHGLTNLHNVYWNLPSEALYEEIIFRAEGKLSFQGPVVVNTGKHTARAANDKFIVREATTEDRIWWGQYNRPFSAEKFDTVYGRLQGFLQGRDLFVQDVYGGADPNHRLPVRIITELAWHSLFARNMFIPAATHDELRKFVPQFTVMSIPSFRGTPEIDGTASPTFILLNFEHRLCIIGGSGYGGEIKKSVFTLLNYLLPLNGVMTMHCSANKGKGGDVALFFGLSGTGKTTLSADPNRFLVGDDEHGWSDDGVFNFENGCYAKVINLSPTAEPEIYACTRKFGTILENVVFDPVTRLLDLDDSTLTENTRSAYPLSYIANSIPEKMAGHPNNIIMLTCDANGVMPPIAKLTPEQAMYHFISGYTSKVSGTEIDMNKEPEITFSACFGAPFMVHHPYFYAEMLARKIEKHKANCWLVNTGWTGGPYGIGKRMSIHHTRALLNAALDGRLNNVQFATDPVFGFAVPKSCDGVPEKVLNPINTWDDRAAYQNRYLMLAALFIENFKKFSDGCPPSIVKSGPVKREFLAKV